From one Trifolium pratense cultivar HEN17-A07 linkage group LG1, ARS_RC_1.1, whole genome shotgun sequence genomic stretch:
- the LOC123896352 gene encoding uncharacterized protein LOC123896352 gives MECKTAKDMWTTLQTHHEGTSHIKETRIDIGVRKFELFEMSNSETIDQMYGRFTVIINELNSLGKKYTTHERIRKLLRCLPEEWRHIVTAITVAKDLKTMDLEDFIGSLKAHEAILQEKKPAKNKMIALESQVEENLKREIRCDEENHLQQDDEEEMAFLSRRIQKLMMRRNQIKRSFPPRRNEADLSQVKCYGCNQTGHYKNECPNLKQRKPPYKSMMATWDDLEEIPEEEEANVCLMTRTDFDEVNLEPCSSCMKTEKLFDNLLYDSQITAQKYDQLKIELTRVIQEKDEYKTKNKILEETLKKAQHDLDKVYKLKENLELKQSVSVLEKDITKCVKATETFENIIGVQQRVVDKDGIGSKTYQTIYDKNFLPKKDQKIKRLFCSFCHKHGHIRYFCFKKRSTHHVKDHSPDNLQNYFQKKSYKRSPHKKIPFKNTNHQGPKTLWVPKVLLNSNAGMSASSQEKAMVLGQWLLEAHDRRQTQLPFP, from the coding sequence ATGGAATGCAAGACGGCCAAAGATATGTGGACCACTCTTCAAACACACCATGAAGGAACCAGCCACATAAAAGAAACAAGGATTGACATAGGAGTAAGAAAGTTTGAACTGTTTGAAATGAGTAACAGTGAAACTATAGATCAAATGTATGGAAGGTTTACAGTTATCATAAATGAGCTAAATTCTCTTGGTAAAAAATATACCACACATGAGAGAATAAGAAAGCTACTAAGATGTCTACCAGAAGAATGGAGACACATAGTAACTGCAATAACTGTAGCAAAAGATCTCAAAACAATGGATCTGGAAGATTTCATTGGATCCttaaaagctcatgaagcaATACTTCAAGAAAAGAAACCAGCAAAGAACAAAATGATTGCTCTAGAATCACAAGTAGAAGAGAActtaaaaagagaaataagaTGTGATGAAGAGAATCATCTTCAACAAGACGATGAGGAAGAAATGGCTTTTCTCTCGAGAAGAATCCAAAAGctaatgatgagaagaaatcaaatcaaaagatCATTCCCACCAAGAAGAAATGAAGCTGACCTAAGCCAAGTAAAATGCTACGGATGCAATCAAACTGGAcattacaaaaatgaatgtccAAATCTAAAGCAAAGAAAACCTCCCTACAAATCTATGATGGCTACATGGGACGATCTAGAAGAAAtaccagaagaagaagaagcaaatgttTGCCTAATGACAAGAACTGACTTTGATGAGGTAAACCTTGAACCTTGTTCATCATGCATGAAAactgaaaaattatttgataatctcttatatGATTCACAGATTACTGCTCAAAAATATGATCAACTTAAAATTGAACTTACTAGAGTAATTcaagaaaaagatgaatataaaactaaaaataaaattttagaagaAACTTTGAAAAAAGCTCAGCATGATCTAGATAaagtttataagttaaaagaaaaCTTAGAACTAAAACAAAGTGTTTCAGTTTTAGAAAAAGACATAACCAAATGTGTGAAAGCTActgaaacttttgaaaatattataggAGTTCAACAAAGAGTTGTTGATAAAGATGGAATAGGTTCTAAAACGTATCAAacaatttatgataaaaatttcTTACCTAAAAAggatcaaaaaataaaaagactattttgttCCTTCTGTCATAAACATGGACATATAAGATACTTTTGCTTTAAGAAAAGATCTACACACCATGTAAAAGATCATTCTCCAGATAATCTCcaaaactattttcaaaagaaatcatACAAAAGATCACCTCATAAGAAAATACCatttaaaaacactaaccaTCAAGGACCCAAAACACTATGGGTACCAAAAGTCTTACTAAACTCAAATGCAGGAATGTCTGCTAGCAGTCAAGAAAAAGCcatggtacttggacagtggcTGCTCGAGGCACATGACCGGAGACAGACACAGCTTCCTTTCCCTTGA
- the LOC123896361 gene encoding PKS-NRPS hybrid synthetase cheA-like: MAQIGNTSQILVDTTNVFTTDQKFATPDAVLTWARDVGDAKKVSIIITRSDKKNGIRGRNDKLILGCDKGGKYDSSESSTTTASKKCNCPFKIRAAPSTDGSGWKVQVIHGVHNHGLPDQYHGHPRKARLTADENKRVQDLTKRKVAPRHIVLDLKDQNPESVVDASLVYRKRHMMQIQERGSRTVLQHLLQLIDDGKYVSWNRRKDDGSDVLSDIFWAHPDSIKLLNLFPIVLVMDCTYKTNKYRQPLLEIAGITSTNMTFAVGFAYMESEKTDNYHWALGKLKQLITKQDIFPRVILTDREFALMNAIKDIFPHTTNMLCTWHIIKKVNGRCTVHIPKDMRQKVKNLWRDVVESPNEVEYQQRLNAFQQACVNSSNFVEYVNNTWLAPHKEQFIEAWTNRVMHLGNTTTNRVESAHWRLKQMLEHSKGDLCKCLEGMNDNIILEVDKIKKSFQKSFYYAEKTHSNPFFQYLRNFVSRAAMTLISDEMKRIDIVGTDKNLCGCKLRSTCELPCACELSGYTTSGVPIPLDSVHGHWKKLTMEEPLEDDTEDGYELDMSNAMEAIWTRFRSLDIVGKRALKSKMFELAYPASSSLCPPPEKIKTRGGVKNKDKGKSPKGYDVYRDPSYFEQVEREYVDSQGD, encoded by the exons ATGGCTCAAATCGGCAATACAAGTCAAATATTAGTAGATACTACAAATGTTTTTACAACTGATCAAAAATTTGCTACACCGGATGCTGTTCTCACATGGGCTCGagatgttggagatgccaaGAAAGTCAGTATTATCATTACTCGGTCAGATAAAAAGAACGGAATAAGAGGTAGAAATGACAAGTTGATTTTAGGTTGTGATAAAGGTGGAAAGTATGACTCTTCAGAAAGTTCCACGACAACTGCATCGAAAAAATGTAActgtccatttaaaattagagCTGCACCTTCAACAGATGGTTCAGGATGGAAAGTTCAGGTTATTCATGGAGTTCACAACCACGGGCTACCTGACCAATATCATGGTCATCCTCGCAAGGCACGTTTAACCGCCGATGAAAACAAACGTGTTCAAGATTTGACAAAGCGTAAAGTAGCACCAAGACACATTGTTTTAGATTTGAAAGATCAAAATCCAGAGTCTGTTGTTGATGCCTCACTTGTATATAGGAAAAGACACATGATGCAAATACAGGAAAGAGGCTCCAGAACAGTGCTGCAACACTTGCTGCAGTTGATAGATGATGGAAAATATGTCAGCTGGAATAGAAGAAAAGATGATGGCTCCGATGTTTTGAGTGATATTTTTTGGGCGCATCCAGATTCAATCAAGTTGTTGAACTTGTTTCCCATTGTTTTGGTTATGGACTGCACatacaaaactaataaatatagaCAGCCACTGCTTGAAATTGCTGGCATAACGTCAACTAACATGACATTTGCTGTTGGATTTGCTTACATGGAATCTGAGAAGACTGACAATTATCATTGGGCGTTAGGTAAGTTGAAGCAATTGATTACTAAGCAAGATATATTTCCTAGAGTAATTTTGACTGATAGGGAGTTTGCTTTGATGAATgcaattaaagatatatttcCACATACTACTAATATGCTTTGTACGTGGCACATAATCAAAAAAGTGAATGGGAGATGCACCGTGCATATACCTAAGGATATGCGACAGAAGGTGAAAAATTTGTGGAGAGATGTTGTTGAAAGTCCGAATGAGGTGGAGTATCAGCAGCGGTTGAATGCGTTTCAGCAAGCATGTGTTAATTCAAGCAATTTTGTCGAATATGTCAATAACACCTGGTTGGCCCCTCACAAAGAACAATTTATTGAAGCATGGACCAATCGAGTGATGCATTTAGGAAACACAACGACTAatag AGTTGAGTCTGCACATTGGAGACTGAAGCAAATGTTGGAACACAGCAAAGGAGACTTATGCAAGTGTTTGGAAGGCATGAATGACAACATAATACTAGAAGTTGACAAAATTAAGAAGTCTTTTCAAAAGAGTTTTTACTATGCAGAAAAGACACACAGCAatccattttttcaatatttgagaAACTTTGTCTCCAGGGCAGCTATGACACTAATTTCTGATGAGATGAAGAGAATTGACATTGTTGGAACAGATAAGAACTTGTGTGGTTGCAAACTTAGGTCAACATGTGAGTTACCTTGTGCTTGTGAATTGAGTGGATATACAACCAGCGGTGTACCGATACCATTAGATTCAGTTCACGGTCACTGGAAGAAATTAACTATGGAAGAACCATTGGAGGATGACACAGAGGATGGATATGAGTTGGACATGAGTAATGCAATGGAGGCAATATGGACTCGATTTCGGTCACTTGATATTGTTGGTAAAAGAGCGTTAAAGAGTAAAATGTTTGAACTTGCTTATCCAGCCTCAAGTTCATTGTGTCCACcacctgaaaaaataaaaaccagagGAGGAGTGAAGAACAAAGATAAAGGCAAATCACCAAAGGGTTATGATGTGTACCGTGATCCATCATACTTTGAACAAGTTGAAAGAGAATATGTTGATTCACAAGgtgactaa
- the LOC123906160 gene encoding DEAD-box ATP-dependent RNA helicase 37-like: MSATMRTSSWAESADASSARPVKPAYVPPHLRNRSVAPAEPPSFVSNANERGLGGNWGGSSNSRQDFGNGGRQGYGSGSGGGFNNRGGAGMGVGRERGGRREANPFENDVDESFTEQENTGINFDAYDDIPVETSGENVPAPVNTFAEIDLGDALNQNIQRCKYVKPTPVQRYAIPISLAGRDLMACAQTGSGKTAAFCFPIISGILREPYAQRPRVARTAYPLALILSPTRELSCQIHDEAKKFSYQTGVKVVVAYGGAPITQQLRELERGVDILVATPGRLVDLLERARVSLQMIRYLALDEADRMLDMGFEPQIRKIVEQMDMPPPGMRQTLLFSATFPKEIQRLASDFLASYIFLAVGRVGSSTDLIAQRVEYVLESDKRSHLMDLLHAQRENDVNGKQGLTLVFVETKKGADALEHCLCVNGFPATCIHGDRTQQEREQALRSFKTGNTPILVATDVAARGLDIPRVAHVVNFDLPNDIDDYVHRIGRTGRAGKMGLATAFFNDSNLSMAKPLADLMQEANQEVPAWLTRYAARTPYGGSRNKRTGGARFGGRDVRKESSYNKGNDYYGGTGGGYGVPASYGGGYGQGVTSAWD, translated from the exons ATGTCTGCAACTATGAGAACAAGTTCATGGGCAGAATCTGCTGATGCATCATCTGCACGCCCTGTCAAGCCGGCATATGTACCTCCGCATCTTAGGAACCGATCAGTGGCTCCGGCCGAGCCTCCTTCATTTGTGTCTAATGCTAATGAGAGGGGTTTGGGTGGTAATTGGGGTGGTTCCTCTAACTCTAGGCAGGATTTTGGCAATGGTGGTAGGCAAGGATATGGTTCTGGTTCTGGTGGTGGGTTTAACAATAGAGGAGGAGCAGGGATGGGGGTGGGGAGGGAGCGTGGGGGAAGACGTGAGGCGAATCCTTTTGAGAATGATGTTGATGAATCTTTTACTGAGCAAGAGAATACGGGGATTAACTTTGATGCTTATGATGATATCCCTGTGGAGACCAGCGGGGAGAATGTTCCTGCTCCTGTGAATACATTTGCGGAAATAGATTTAGGTGATGCATTGAATCAGAATATACAGAGATGCAAGTATGTGAAACCAACACCGGTTCAGAGGTATGCCATACCTATTTCTCTTGCAGGGAGAGATTTGATGGCTTGTGCTCAGACCGGGTCAGGAAAGACCGCTGCATTTTGCTTTCCTATTATAAGTGGAATCCTTAGGGAGCCGTATGCTCAAAGACCCCGTGTGGCACGGACTGCTTATCCTCTCGCACTTATTCTGTCCCCTACCCGGGAGCTTTCTTGTCAG ATACATGACGAGGCCAAAAAGTTTTCTTATCAAACCGGTGTCAAGGTTGTAGTTGCTTATGGAGGAGCCCCGATCACCCAACAG TTGCGGGAGCTTGAGAGAGGAGTTGATATTCTGGTGGCAACTCCAGGACGATTAGTAGATTTGCTTGAGAGAGCTAGGGTGTCATTACAGATGATAAGATATTTGGCTCTTGATGAGGCAGATCGGATGCTGGATATGGGTTTTGAGCCTCAAATAAGAAAGATAGTTGAACAAATGGACATGCCACCTCCAGGCATGAGACAGACACTGCTGTTTAGTGCAACATTTCCTAAAGAGATACAG AGACTTGCGTCAGATTTTCTTGCAAGTTATATTTTTCTGGCTGTTGGAAGGGTTGGTTCAAGTACCGATCTAATTGCTCAAAGAGTAGAATATGTGCTTGAGTCAGACAAGAGAAGCCACCTCATGGACCTTCTTCATGCTcagagagaaaatgatgtgaaTGGCAAG CAAGGTCTGACTTTAGTTTTTGTGGAAACAAAGAAAGGAGCTGATGCATTGGAACACTGCTTGTGTGTTAATGGGTTTCCTGCAACTTGCATCCATGGTGATAGAACACAGCAA GAAAGAGAACAAGCATTGAGGTCGTTCAAGACTGGAAACACTCCAATTCTGGTGGCAACAGATGTTGCAGCACGTGGACTTGATATTCCACGGGTAGCACATGTTGTAAACTTTGATCTTCCTAATGACATTGATGATTATGTGCACCGGATAGGAAGAACAGGGCGAGCTGGTAAAATGGGACTAGCAACAGCCTTCTTCAATGACAGTAATTTGTCAATGGCTAAACCATTGGCTGATCTGATGCAAGAGGCAAATCAAGAAGTACCTGCGTGGCTCACCCGTTATGCAGCAAGGACTCCTTATGGTGGAAGTAGAAATAAGAGGACCGGGGGAGCCCGTTTTGGTGGCCGTGATGTTAGGAAGGAGAGCTCATATAATAAAGGAAATGATTACTACGGCGGAACTGGTGGTGGTTATGGGGTTCCTGCGAGTTATGGTGGAGGGTATGGTCAAGGTGTAACAAGTGCTTGGGATTAG